From Deltaproteobacteria bacterium, one genomic window encodes:
- a CDS encoding amidase, with protein sequence MPDIAFRSATQLAATIRAKEISSRELLDNYVRRIERFNPAINAVVTLDLERARRRADEADAALARGDTWGPLHGVPMTIKDTIETAGIRTTAGAEVLAQHVPSADAPAVARLLAAGAVVVGKTNVPTFAMDAQSYNPIFGTTNNPWDITRAPGGSSGGAAAALAAGLTGLELGSDIGGSIRNPAHYCGVYGHKPTYGIVPLRGHIPGPPGTLSETDIGVIGPLARSADDLALALDIVAGPDADRALAWRLDLPPPRRAALRDYKVAAWLDDPACPIDRAVAQRYQVTVDALRKAGATVNERARPGFDFADARRTYLSLVHAATSPGVPTDRFQQLTETANQLAPDDESRLTRYARNTTQRHRDWLACNETRQHLRLRWAELFRDYDVLLCPITPTAAIPHDHSEPIAARSIQVNGAPRPYLDQIAWAGVIAMAYLPATIAPVGRTASGLPVGIQIVGPYLEDRTTIDFARRLADVIGGFEIPPGF encoded by the coding sequence ATGCCCGACATCGCGTTCCGATCGGCGACCCAACTCGCCGCCACCATTCGCGCTAAGGAGATCAGCAGCCGCGAGCTGCTCGACAATTACGTCCGGCGCATTGAGCGGTTCAATCCCGCGATCAACGCCGTTGTCACCCTCGACCTCGAGCGCGCCCGGCGGCGCGCGGATGAGGCTGACGCGGCGCTCGCGCGCGGGGACACCTGGGGACCGCTGCACGGCGTACCGATGACGATCAAGGACACCATCGAAACCGCCGGCATCCGCACCACCGCCGGCGCCGAAGTGCTCGCGCAACATGTTCCGAGCGCCGATGCACCGGCGGTTGCTCGACTCCTCGCCGCGGGAGCCGTCGTCGTTGGCAAGACCAATGTCCCCACCTTCGCGATGGATGCGCAGTCGTACAACCCGATCTTCGGCACCACCAACAATCCGTGGGACATCACCCGCGCGCCGGGCGGTTCTTCCGGCGGCGCGGCCGCGGCGTTGGCCGCGGGGTTGACGGGCCTCGAACTGGGCAGCGACATCGGCGGCTCGATCCGCAACCCGGCACACTACTGCGGCGTCTACGGCCACAAGCCGACATACGGCATCGTGCCGCTGCGCGGCCACATCCCCGGACCGCCGGGCACGCTGTCGGAAACCGACATTGGCGTGATCGGCCCGCTCGCGCGTAGCGCTGACGATCTCGCACTGGCCCTCGACATAGTGGCGGGGCCGGACGCTGATCGTGCCCTCGCTTGGCGGCTCGACCTTCCGCCACCACGTCGCGCCGCGCTGCGCGATTACAAGGTTGCCGCGTGGCTCGACGATCCGGCCTGTCCCATCGATCGCGCCGTGGCGCAACGCTACCAAGTAACGGTCGATGCGTTGCGCAAAGCCGGCGCGACAGTGAACGAGCGGGCCCGGCCAGGGTTCGACTTCGCCGATGCGCGGCGCACCTATCTGAGCTTGGTGCACGCGGCGACATCGCCCGGCGTGCCCACCGACCGATTCCAACAGTTGACAGAGACGGCGAATCAACTCGCGCCCGACGACGAGAGCCGGTTGACGCGCTACGCGCGCAACACCACGCAACGCCACCGCGATTGGTTGGCCTGCAACGAAACGCGCCAGCATCTGCGCTTGCGCTGGGCGGAACTTTTCCGAGACTATGATGTGCTGCTGTGCCCGATAACGCCGACCGCGGCGATTCCCCACGACCACAGTGAGCCGATTGCCGCGCGCAGCATACAGGTCAACGGCGCGCCGCGTCCGTACCTCGATCAGATCGCCTGGGCGGGCGTGATCGCCATGGCCTACTTGCCCGCGACCATAGCGCCGGTAGGGCGCACGGCGAGCGGTCTGCCGGTTGGAATTCAGATCGTCGGCCCGTATCTCGAAGACCGCACGACGATCGACTTTGCGCGCCGCCTCGCGGACGTCATCGGCGGCTTCGAGATCCCGCCGGGGTTTTGA
- a CDS encoding SDR family NAD(P)-dependent oxidoreductase codes for MSRLCEGRVAIITGAGRGIGREHALMLATHGAKVVVNDLGGSRDGIGASLGPADEVVNEIKAAGGEAVANGDDISDWGGAERLIQQAVTSFGRLDVLVNNAGILRDRMLVNMTEAEWDAVIKVHLNGTFAPAHFAAAYWRDQAKAGKPVDARLINTTSVSGIYGNAGQTNYGAAKAGIAAFTIIAARELRRYGITVNAVAPGALTRMTEDLGMGRATEADQAAMHPRWIAPIVTWLASAESSGVTGRVFEATGRVLAIAEGWHRGPVAKPIEDPTKIGPVVAELLHTARKNAGMDGKDLD; via the coding sequence ATGAGTAGACTGTGCGAAGGACGCGTGGCGATCATTACCGGAGCAGGGCGCGGGATCGGGCGCGAGCATGCACTGATGTTGGCGACACACGGCGCGAAGGTCGTGGTTAACGATCTCGGCGGTTCGCGCGACGGCATCGGTGCCTCACTCGGACCGGCTGACGAAGTGGTGAATGAAATCAAAGCCGCGGGCGGCGAGGCCGTCGCCAACGGCGACGACATCAGCGATTGGGGCGGCGCCGAACGCTTGATCCAGCAGGCGGTGACTTCGTTCGGACGACTCGATGTGTTGGTGAACAACGCCGGCATTCTTCGCGATCGCATGCTGGTCAACATGACCGAGGCCGAGTGGGACGCGGTCATCAAAGTGCACCTCAACGGAACGTTCGCGCCGGCGCACTTCGCCGCCGCGTATTGGCGCGATCAAGCGAAGGCCGGCAAACCGGTCGACGCGCGGCTGATCAATACGACATCTGTCTCCGGCATCTACGGCAACGCGGGCCAGACCAACTACGGTGCAGCGAAGGCGGGCATCGCCGCGTTCACCATCATCGCGGCGCGCGAGCTGCGTCGCTACGGCATCACGGTCAATGCGGTCGCGCCCGGCGCGCTTACGCGGATGACCGAAGATCTCGGTATGGGTCGCGCTACCGAAGCGGATCAGGCCGCGATGCATCCGCGCTGGATTGCGCCGATCGTCACCTGGCTCGCCAGCGCCGAGTCGTCGGGCGTCACCGGCCGCGTCTTCGAAGCCACCGGCCGCGTGCTCGCGATTGCCGAAGGTTGGCATCGCGGCCCGGTCGCGAAGCCGATTGAAGACCCGACTAAAATAGGCCCGGTGGTGGCCGAGTTGCTGCACACCGCCCGCAAAAACGCGGGTATGGATGGGAAGGATCTCGATTGA
- a CDS encoding NAD-dependent deacylase, with protein MNADLIRTVRAWIEAARYVTVLTGAGISTESGIPDFRGPQGVWTKNPEAEKMATLQHYMANPEVRKRAWQSRIATFGRAVEPNAGHRALVALEQRGKLQTLITQNVDGLHQAAGSSPEIMVEIHGTVREVVCMDCGERAPMERALARVQRGEDDPPCRSCGGILKSATISFGQGLVQDDLVRAELAAQQCDLLLAIGTTLGVYPIAGVVPVAKDSGARVVIINAEPTAMDNIADAVIRGQIGSILPQLIE; from the coding sequence ATGAACGCCGATCTCATCCGCACGGTGCGCGCATGGATTGAAGCGGCGCGCTACGTCACGGTGCTGACCGGTGCCGGGATCTCCACTGAATCGGGGATTCCGGACTTCCGCGGGCCGCAGGGCGTGTGGACCAAGAATCCCGAGGCCGAGAAGATGGCCACGCTGCAGCACTACATGGCGAACCCGGAGGTTCGCAAACGTGCGTGGCAGAGCCGCATCGCAACTTTCGGCCGCGCGGTCGAGCCCAACGCCGGGCACCGGGCGCTGGTGGCGCTCGAACAGCGCGGCAAGCTGCAGACGCTGATCACGCAGAACGTTGACGGTCTGCATCAAGCGGCGGGTAGTTCGCCGGAGATCATGGTCGAGATTCACGGCACGGTGCGTGAGGTCGTGTGCATGGACTGCGGCGAACGTGCGCCTATGGAACGCGCGCTAGCGCGCGTGCAGCGCGGCGAAGACGATCCGCCGTGCCGCAGTTGCGGCGGCATTCTGAAATCGGCGACGATCTCGTTTGGGCAAGGTTTGGTACAAGACGATCTCGTGCGCGCCGAGCTGGCCGCGCAACAATGCGATCTGCTGCTGGCGATCGGCACGACGTTGGGCGTCTATCCCATCGCCGGAGTCGTGCCGGTTGCCAAAGACAGCGGCGCGCGCGTTGTCATCATCAACGCGGAACCGACCGCGATGGATAACATCGCCGACGCCGTGATTCGCGGGCAGATTGGAAGCATCCTGCCGCAACTGATCGAGTGA
- a CDS encoding acyl-CoA dehydrogenase family protein, which translates to MDFSLTDDQRALSNLAAQILTDRCTLERLKAIEASDERYDRELWGELAKAGLLGAALPESVGGSDGGFFAACLLLEQQGKRVAMLPVLSTIVSAALPLACFGSKEQQQSYLPGVVAGTTLLSAALSELNSDSRSPVATATPEGKNWRLSGVKVAVPMAHSAAAVLVPARTAGGDIGVFLVDPKAPGVTLARQETMNWEAHFRMDLSNVTVGADSVLGSIAKGAEILGWIVDRTTVGVCALAAGACQEAVRLTAEYASNRKQFDKPIAMFQAVGQRMADSFIDNEAVTLTMWQAASRLADEMPSDKEIASAKYWAAEGGSRIGHAGLHIHGGISIDIDYPIHRYFLWIKQAEYTLGAATPQLVRLGALIAAEPA; encoded by the coding sequence ATGGACTTCTCTTTGACCGATGATCAACGCGCGCTGAGCAACTTGGCGGCTCAGATACTCACCGATCGCTGCACGCTTGAACGGTTGAAAGCGATCGAAGCGAGCGATGAGCGTTACGACCGCGAGCTGTGGGGCGAGTTGGCCAAGGCCGGGCTGCTCGGCGCGGCGCTGCCCGAAAGCGTGGGTGGCAGCGACGGCGGATTCTTTGCCGCTTGCCTGCTGCTCGAACAACAGGGCAAGCGCGTGGCCATGCTGCCGGTGCTCTCGACCATCGTATCAGCGGCGCTGCCGCTGGCGTGTTTCGGCTCGAAGGAACAGCAGCAGAGTTACCTGCCCGGCGTCGTTGCCGGCACCACACTGCTGAGCGCCGCATTGAGTGAACTCAACAGCGACAGCCGGTCGCCGGTTGCGACGGCGACGCCCGAGGGCAAGAACTGGCGCCTCAGCGGTGTGAAGGTCGCCGTGCCGATGGCGCACTCGGCCGCCGCGGTTCTGGTGCCGGCGCGGACAGCCGGCGGCGACATCGGCGTGTTTCTCGTCGACCCTAAAGCTCCCGGTGTGACCCTGGCGCGGCAGGAGACGATGAATTGGGAAGCGCACTTCCGTATGGACCTCTCGAACGTGACCGTTGGCGCGGACAGTGTGCTCGGTTCGATCGCCAAGGGTGCGGAGATTCTCGGCTGGATCGTTGATCGCACGACGGTTGGCGTCTGCGCGCTGGCGGCGGGCGCGTGTCAGGAGGCGGTGCGCTTGACCGCCGAGTACGCCTCGAATCGTAAACAGTTCGACAAACCGATCGCGATGTTTCAGGCAGTGGGTCAGCGCATGGCGGACTCGTTCATCGACAACGAAGCGGTCACCCTCACCATGTGGCAAGCCGCGAGCCGTCTCGCCGACGAGATGCCGTCGGACAAAGAAATTGCCAGCGCGAAGTATTGGGCGGCAGAAGGCGGCAGCCGCATTGGCCACGCCGGCCTGCACATCCACGGCGGCATCAGCATCGACATCGACTATCCGATCCACCGCTACTTTCTGTGGATCAAGCAAGCCGAGTACACGCTCGGTGCCGCCACGCCGCAGCTCGTCCGCTTGGGCGCGCTGATCGCCGCCGAGCCGGCGTGA
- a CDS encoding acyl-CoA dehydrogenase family protein, translating into MKLSYSPQHEALRQELRQYYKKLLTPEITEEIGRSEGVGPGPRKVVRQMGADGWLGIGWPKEYGGRGMTPIEQFIFFDESMRAGAPVPMLTVNSVAPTIMQFGSDEQKKFYLPKILKGEIHFAIGYTEPDAGTDLASLKTRAVRDGDHWVINGQKVFTSLATDADYIWLAVRTDPDAPKHKGISMIIVPRETPGVRIVPLKNMGNMNTNQTFYDDVRVPVGNLVGKLNGGWKLITNQLNHERVTLCSSGMIEGRVEECVTWAKETTLADGRRVIDQEWVQINLARIHARLDFLRLMNFKVAWGAEQGQPLNPAHASSIKVFGTEFYLEACRLMQEILGPTATLRPGSPAAALNGRVGQFVRSIHILTFGGGTNEMQRDLICLFGLGMPVMPRF; encoded by the coding sequence ATGAAGTTGTCCTACAGTCCGCAGCACGAAGCACTGCGCCAGGAGCTGCGGCAGTACTACAAGAAGTTGCTCACGCCCGAGATCACGGAAGAGATCGGCCGCAGCGAAGGCGTCGGGCCGGGGCCGCGCAAGGTCGTTCGCCAGATGGGCGCCGACGGCTGGCTCGGTATCGGCTGGCCGAAGGAATACGGCGGCCGCGGCATGACGCCGATCGAGCAGTTCATCTTCTTCGACGAGTCGATGCGCGCCGGCGCCCCGGTGCCGATGCTGACGGTGAACTCGGTGGCGCCGACGATCATGCAGTTCGGATCGGACGAGCAAAAGAAATTTTACCTACCGAAGATTCTGAAGGGCGAAATCCATTTTGCCATCGGCTACACCGAGCCCGATGCCGGCACCGACCTCGCCTCGCTGAAGACCCGCGCGGTGCGCGACGGCGATCATTGGGTCATCAACGGCCAGAAGGTGTTCACCAGCTTGGCGACCGACGCCGACTACATCTGGCTGGCCGTGCGCACGGATCCCGACGCCCCCAAGCACAAGGGCATCTCGATGATCATCGTGCCCCGCGAAACGCCGGGCGTCCGCATCGTGCCGCTCAAGAACATGGGCAACATGAACACCAACCAGACCTTCTACGACGACGTCCGCGTGCCGGTGGGCAATCTGGTCGGCAAGCTCAACGGCGGCTGGAAGTTGATCACCAACCAGCTCAATCACGAGCGGGTCACGCTGTGCAGCTCGGGGATGATCGAGGGGCGCGTCGAAGAGTGCGTCACCTGGGCGAAGGAAACCACGCTCGCCGACGGCCGCCGCGTGATCGATCAAGAATGGGTGCAGATCAATCTCGCGCGCATTCATGCGCGGCTCGATTTCTTGCGGCTGATGAACTTCAAGGTGGCATGGGGCGCGGAGCAAGGGCAGCCGCTCAACCCGGCGCACGCGTCGAGCATCAAAGTGTTCGGCACGGAGTTCTACCTCGAAGCCTGCCGCCTGATGCAGGAGATCCTCGGGCCGACGGCGACGTTGCGGCCGGGATCGCCGGCGGCGGCGCTCAACGGCCGCGTCGGCCAGTTCGTGCGCTCGATCCACATTCTGACCTTCGGCGGCGGCACCAACGAGATGCAGCGCGACCTGATCTGCCTCTTCGGCCTCGGCATGCCGGTGATGCCAAGATTCTAG
- a CDS encoding SHOCT domain-containing protein, whose product MNDVAIGTSPVLFTTPTKSLERSTFHYRVEADGYVPAEGELKERVSAGRIVGYVFTVGILRAFRGVKTFREPVEITLQPVGATAHAASTALEARLNELKSLHDRGVISDEEYRQARAAALKGP is encoded by the coding sequence ATCAACGACGTGGCCATTGGTACCAGTCCGGTATTGTTCACCACCCCCACTAAGTCGTTGGAGAGGTCGACCTTCCACTATCGCGTCGAAGCGGACGGATACGTCCCTGCGGAAGGCGAACTCAAAGAGCGCGTGTCGGCCGGCCGAATTGTCGGATACGTGTTTACCGTTGGAATCCTTCGCGCGTTTCGCGGAGTCAAGACGTTCCGGGAACCGGTGGAGATTACGCTACAACCCGTTGGTGCTACAGCGCACGCCGCGTCCACGGCGCTTGAGGCCCGTCTCAACGAGTTGAAGTCATTGCACGACCGGGGCGTGATTTCTGACGAAGAATATCGCCAAGCCAGAGCGGCGGCACTCAAGGGTCCGTAA
- a CDS encoding DUF1298 domain-containing protein, with product MRKPSVPHKPTRRRVIYDDWMNGSDALMWHIERDPLLRSTVLSVWVLDRAPNQTGFAATLERTLDHVPRLRQRVIEDPLGVAPPRWERDPYFDLAYHVRRVRVPGDGTIRDLLDMAAPIAMQAFDKDRPLWELYAAEGLEAGRFGVILKIHHAMTDGVGMVRMTEGLVERSRDAHSAAASSARSKRAVTPAQWTAEPPGEIAHLGEAMRHRLGVSLERARRGAAALGRGITHLAGHPISGAGEMVETLESVSQLLRPVSEPLSPLWRARSLGVRFEVLEVPLDALKRGAQAAGGTLNDAFVAAVAGGLSRHHRTRRRKIAALRMSMPINIRGKDDHGTVAGNQFVPARFSVPMDIGDPRKRVQAIGALVRGQRNEPALGWIEEITVAINLLGEAAATRITGGMMKAVDFVTSNVPGPPFPVYMSGARIERMFPFGPPAGASVNITLFSYNGTAQVGVRIDPAAVPDADRLMTDLRAGFDEILGVG from the coding sequence ATGAGGAAGCCATCCGTTCCGCACAAGCCTACGCGCCGCCGCGTCATCTACGACGATTGGATGAACGGCAGCGACGCGCTGATGTGGCACATCGAACGCGACCCGTTGCTGCGCTCGACGGTGCTGAGTGTGTGGGTGTTGGATCGCGCGCCGAACCAAACCGGCTTCGCCGCCACGCTCGAACGGACCTTGGACCACGTGCCGCGACTGCGCCAACGCGTGATCGAAGACCCGCTCGGCGTCGCACCGCCGCGCTGGGAGCGCGATCCATACTTCGATCTCGCTTATCACGTCCGCCGCGTTCGAGTGCCGGGCGACGGCACCATCCGCGATCTGCTCGACATGGCGGCACCGATTGCCATGCAAGCCTTCGACAAGGACCGGCCGTTGTGGGAACTGTACGCGGCCGAGGGTCTCGAAGCCGGACGTTTCGGTGTGATTCTCAAGATCCACCACGCGATGACCGACGGCGTCGGCATGGTGCGGATGACCGAGGGGCTCGTCGAACGCTCGCGCGACGCGCACTCCGCGGCGGCCTCATCGGCGCGATCGAAGCGCGCGGTAACTCCTGCTCAATGGACCGCGGAGCCGCCCGGCGAGATCGCGCACCTCGGCGAGGCGATGCGCCATCGTCTCGGCGTGAGCTTGGAGCGCGCGCGCCGAGGTGCGGCGGCGCTTGGCCGCGGCATCACGCATTTGGCCGGCCACCCGATCTCCGGCGCCGGCGAAATGGTCGAGACGCTCGAATCGGTGTCGCAGTTGCTGCGGCCGGTGTCCGAGCCGCTGAGTCCGCTGTGGCGCGCGCGCTCGCTCGGCGTGCGTTTCGAAGTACTGGAGGTTCCTCTCGACGCGCTGAAGCGCGGTGCGCAGGCCGCTGGTGGAACGCTCAACGACGCGTTCGTCGCCGCCGTTGCCGGCGGTCTGTCGCGCCATCATCGAACCCGGCGCCGCAAGATCGCAGCGTTGCGTATGAGCATGCCGATCAATATCAGGGGGAAAGACGACCACGGCACCGTCGCCGGTAACCAGTTCGTGCCGGCGCGCTTCTCCGTACCGATGGACATCGGCGACCCGCGCAAGCGCGTACAAGCCATCGGCGCACTGGTGCGTGGGCAACGCAACGAACCGGCGCTCGGCTGGATCGAGGAGATCACCGTGGCGATCAATCTGTTGGGCGAGGCCGCGGCGACGCGGATCACCGGCGGGATGATGAAGGCTGTCGACTTCGTCACCAGCAACGTGCCTGGTCCGCCGTTCCCCGTTTACATGAGCGGGGCACGCATCGAGCGCATGTTTCCCTTCGGCCCGCCCGCCGGGGCATCGGTCAACATCACTCTGTTCAGCTACAACGGCACCGCTCAGGTCGGCGTCCGTATCGATCCCGCCGCGGTGCCCGATGCCGACCGGCTGATGACCGACCTGCGCGCGGGCTTCGACGAGATCCTCGGCGTCGGTTAA
- a CDS encoding S9 family peptidase: MTTASRRGFETDDLLRLQTIDDVQLSPDGKLVAYVLREIDANKDEYRSSIWLVAADGGTEPVRFTRGPKTDRAPRWSPDGQTLAFLSDRDGGRAQIYLMPRDGGEPRKLTTLAAGAGEPQWSPDGSQILFAAPVVLEPPPKDHDGFERWRNRPKVVDGALYKFDGTGFLLQARLQLFVVAANGGDPSQLTSDDRTHWQPAWSPDGARIAFAASRTGLMDSHAFDLWTIDSDGGGARRITEQPPTVSLPSWSPDGKTIAFYGSEGAADFFGWVWTVPADGGKARPHTAEFDREVPALGSLVSPPPVWSADGTALFFSIADAGNVHLASCDLARGTVRTVLDGERHVLNPSIRPAAGRIAFVVSSPVNVGDVCVCALDGSGERQLTHVNDALLGEIALPRVERRRFAGPHGDIDGFVIHPLTAARPAPLLVDIHGGPQGFVGASFPRCLYWLTLAARGWAVLALNPSGSGSYGRACNHSLRARWGQYDLPEQMAAIDALIAEGLVDADRLAVCGYSYGGYMTAWMITHSDRFKAAVVGAPLTNLESASGTQDLGAFVDEWNFGNFFTDRETYRRLSPLNYAERATTPTLLLHGEADDRCPISQSEEFFAALQLAGKVPTQFVRYPGSSHAFVVSGRPSHRLDYNRRLVEWLERWTLSAG, from the coding sequence ATGACGACCGCATCGCGCCGCGGCTTCGAAACCGATGATCTCTTGCGTCTGCAGACTATCGATGACGTGCAGCTTTCGCCCGATGGAAAGCTGGTTGCGTACGTCCTCCGAGAGATCGACGCAAACAAGGACGAGTATCGATCGTCGATTTGGCTGGTCGCCGCCGATGGCGGTACAGAGCCGGTGCGGTTTACCCGCGGTCCTAAAACGGATCGCGCGCCGCGTTGGTCGCCGGATGGTCAGACGCTCGCGTTCCTTTCCGATCGCGACGGCGGCCGAGCGCAAATCTACCTGATGCCGCGCGACGGCGGTGAGCCGCGCAAGCTGACGACACTAGCGGCGGGCGCCGGCGAGCCGCAGTGGTCACCGGACGGATCGCAAATCCTGTTCGCCGCCCCGGTTGTACTCGAGCCGCCACCGAAGGACCACGACGGGTTCGAGCGCTGGCGCAATCGCCCCAAAGTCGTCGATGGTGCGCTCTATAAATTCGACGGCACCGGGTTTCTGTTGCAGGCGCGCTTGCAACTCTTCGTCGTCGCCGCAAACGGCGGCGACCCGAGCCAGTTGACCAGCGACGATCGCACGCATTGGCAACCGGCGTGGTCGCCGGATGGCGCGCGCATCGCCTTCGCCGCCTCGCGCACGGGTCTGATGGATTCGCACGCGTTCGATTTGTGGACGATCGACAGCGATGGCGGCGGCGCGCGCCGGATCACTGAGCAACCGCCGACAGTGTCGTTGCCGTCGTGGTCGCCCGACGGCAAGACGATCGCGTTCTACGGCTCTGAGGGCGCCGCGGATTTCTTCGGTTGGGTGTGGACGGTGCCAGCGGACGGTGGCAAGGCACGGCCACACACAGCGGAGTTCGACCGCGAGGTTCCGGCCCTGGGTAGTTTGGTTAGTCCACCTCCAGTGTGGTCGGCCGACGGCACAGCGCTGTTCTTCTCGATTGCCGACGCTGGCAACGTACACCTCGCAAGTTGCGATCTTGCGCGCGGCACCGTTCGCACGGTGCTCGACGGCGAGCGGCACGTGCTGAATCCGAGCATCCGGCCGGCCGCGGGGCGCATCGCGTTCGTCGTCAGCTCGCCCGTCAATGTCGGCGACGTGTGCGTCTGCGCGCTCGACGGTTCCGGCGAGCGGCAACTCACACACGTCAACGACGCGCTGCTCGGCGAGATCGCGCTGCCGCGCGTCGAGCGCCGCCGCTTCGCCGGCCCGCACGGCGACATCGACGGCTTCGTGATTCACCCGCTCACCGCCGCACGCCCGGCACCGCTGTTGGTCGACATTCACGGCGGTCCGCAAGGATTCGTCGGCGCCTCGTTTCCGCGTTGCCTGTATTGGCTGACACTGGCGGCGCGCGGCTGGGCGGTGCTCGCGCTCAACCCGAGCGGCTCGGGATCGTACGGCAGAGCGTGCAATCACAGCTTGCGCGCGCGCTGGGGCCAATACGATCTCCCCGAGCAGATGGCGGCCATCGATGCGCTCATTGCCGAAGGGCTCGTCGATGCCGATCGTCTCGCCGTGTGCGGCTACTCCTACGGCGGATATATGACCGCGTGGATGATCACGCACAGCGACCGCTTCAAAGCCGCGGTCGTCGGAGCGCCACTGACGAATCTCGAGTCGGCCTCCGGCACCCAGGATCTCGGCGCGTTCGTGGACGAGTGGAATTTTGGAAACTTCTTCACAGACCGCGAGACCTATCGCCGCTTGTCGCCGCTGAACTATGCCGAGCGCGCGACGACGCCGACATTGCTGCTGCACGGCGAAGCCGACGATCGCTGTCCTATCAGTCAGAGCGAAGAGTTCTTCGCCGCGTTGCAACTGGCGGGCAAGGTTCCCACGCAGTTCGTGCGCTACCCCGGCAGCAGCCACGCCTTCGTCGTCAGCGGCCGGCCGAGCCATCGCCTCGACTACAACCGGCGCCTGGTCGAGTGGCTCGAGCGCTGGACGCTCAGCGCGGGCTGA
- a CDS encoding Zn-dependent alcohol dehydrogenase encodes MKAALLEAPGQPLRVRDITIGDPGVGQVRVRVRHCGVCHSDLSIVDGTFPSPLPIVLGHEAAGEVDAVGPGVVDLRVGDHVVLTPCPPCGTCYWCVRGEPTVCVNASAIQTNTFPDGSTGLALDGETVYRGVGLGAFAEYVVTQATGAVKIPAEVPLDVACVIGCAVQTGVGAVLNTARVEEGATVLVMGLGGIGLSIVQGARLAGAARIIASDPVAERRATAVRFGATDLIDPKAEDVMTRTMQLTVVGVDYAFDAVGRGALIQAGLAATRAGGTTVCVGAPPIDDAVTIAMPALFVVSEKKLVGCALGSSNSLREIPRLVALWQTGRLDLEALITARRPLADINIAMDDLKAGRGIRTVLSLGV; translated from the coding sequence ATGAAGGCGGCTCTGCTCGAAGCGCCCGGCCAGCCGCTGCGCGTGCGCGACATCACCATCGGTGATCCCGGTGTCGGCCAGGTGCGCGTGCGCGTCCGCCACTGCGGCGTGTGCCATTCCGATCTCAGCATCGTCGACGGCACGTTCCCAAGCCCGTTGCCGATCGTGCTCGGGCACGAAGCTGCGGGCGAGGTCGATGCGGTTGGTCCCGGTGTCGTCGACCTCCGCGTCGGCGATCACGTGGTCCTCACTCCGTGTCCGCCGTGCGGGACGTGTTACTGGTGCGTGCGCGGCGAACCGACGGTGTGCGTCAACGCGAGCGCGATTCAGACCAACACGTTCCCCGATGGCTCGACCGGTCTCGCGCTCGACGGCGAGACGGTCTACCGCGGCGTCGGCCTGGGCGCCTTTGCCGAGTATGTCGTCACACAAGCCACCGGCGCGGTGAAAATTCCCGCCGAGGTGCCGCTCGATGTCGCCTGCGTCATCGGCTGCGCCGTGCAGACGGGAGTCGGCGCGGTGCTCAACACGGCGCGCGTCGAAGAAGGCGCCACGGTGCTGGTCATGGGACTCGGTGGCATTGGCCTCTCGATCGTGCAAGGCGCGCGGCTGGCGGGCGCGGCGCGCATCATCGCCTCCGATCCGGTAGCCGAGCGACGCGCAACGGCGGTTCGTTTCGGCGCCACCGACCTGATCGATCCGAAGGCGGAAGACGTGATGACGCGCACGATGCAGCTCACCGTAGTCGGCGTCGACTACGCCTTCGACGCGGTCGGTCGCGGCGCCTTGATTCAAGCCGGACTAGCCGCCACACGCGCTGGCGGCACGACCGTTTGCGTTGGCGCGCCGCCGATCGACGACGCCGTCACCATCGCGATGCCGGCGCTGTTCGTCGTCAGCGAAAAGAAACTGGTCGGCTGCGCGCTCGGCAGCTCGAATTCGCTGCGCGAGATTCCGCGACTGGTCGCACTCTGGCAGACCGGCCGACTCGATCTCGAAGCCCTGATAACAGCCCGCCGCCCACTCGCCGACATCAACATCGCGATGGATGACCTGAAGGCCGGTCGCGGGATACGTACGGTGCTGTCGCTCGGTGTGTAG